Proteins from one Triticum aestivum cultivar Chinese Spring chromosome 7A, IWGSC CS RefSeq v2.1, whole genome shotgun sequence genomic window:
- the LOC123154987 gene encoding uncharacterized protein, with protein sequence MGKGKWSTNLSSCAHLNAQELHSGFLNRLYTNRDYEAGLVNLMKERYEAELSKKEAQTADLQQNIKTQQAETSKAKEELTSALAAMEKLKETLKKEQADWGIEKAALQKRAEDAEATLKPVVEELTSLKRQINAMTSAVFGTRITHLVFDMRMKLKAAYTLIEQLYSGAQQAICTATHNKPPPTLLKETIEKLSMLPARLDELKRSAARSGALTALIRAKAWIPDLEPSDIGSGYPGVKEDGSEFNNDDLRRLTREVRPIASKLADETDLSHYQPVYDSDQERYPAPTHDVEDLVPTIRKHTYAPDVDPSNLISDETVFQALTGIDWETIDFQPLGREEEDAPAQDDPQPSTQPGDES encoded by the exons atgggcaaaggcaagtggagcACAAACTTGTCAAGCTGcgcccacctcaacgcccaagaacttcattctggtttcttaaaccgtctgtacacaaaccgtgactacgaagccggtttagtgaatctgatgaaggagcgatatgag gctgagctgagcaaaaaggaagcccAAACCGCTGACCTTCAACAAAATATCAAAACCCAGCAAGCAGagacctccaaagccaaagaagaATTGACCAGTGCGTTAGCAGctatggagaagctgaaggaaactTTGAAGAAGGAACAGGCAGACTGGGGCATAGAGAAAGCCGCTTTACAAAAGAGAGCCGAAGACGCAGAGGCAACCCTTAAACCGGTGGTCGAAGAGCTGACCAGTTTAAAGCGGCAgatcaatgccatgacctctgctgtTTTTG GAACTCGCATTACCCATCTAGTCtttgacatgcggatgaagctgaaggctgcctatacactGATTGAGCAGTTATATTCCGGAGCTCAACAGGCCATTTGCACCGCTACGCATAATAAACCGCCTCCAACCTTACTAAAAGAGACCATTGAGAAGCTGTCTATGCTGCCCGCCCGGTTGGATGAACTAAAAAGATCAGCAGCCAGGTCAGGTGCGCTGACCGCACTAATCCGGGCGAAGGCATGGATACCAGATCTTGAACCGTCAGATATAGGCAGCGGCTACCCTGGCGTGAAGGAGGACGGCTCAGAATTTAACAATGACGATCTTCGAAGGTTGACAAGGGAAGTGCGCCCCATAGCGAGCAAATTGGCTGATGAAACAGATCTCTCTCATTATCAGCCGGTTTATGATTCTGATCAGGAAAGATATCCTGCGCCAACACATGATGTAGAAGATCTTGTTCCgacaatccgtaagcacacctatgcccctgatgttgacccctcAAACCTTATAAGTGATGAAACTGTATTTCAagccttaactggaatcgattgggaaaccattgacttccagccactgggtagagaggaggaagaTGCACCAGCGCAGGACGATCCACAACCGTCAACTCAGCCTGGTGACgagtcatga